In one Ornithinimicrobium pratense genomic region, the following are encoded:
- a CDS encoding FecCD family ABC transporter permease, protein MTVTLDSPPRTTPPGRAGAAGPRLAGLALALGVLAALAALSVTLGVRDVSWADLRAALGGLDENVSQAAVHKRIPRTLLAMLVGAALGLAGAVMQGVTRNPLADPGILGVTSGASLAVVSGIAFFGLSTPTGFISVAIAGAAVSAVFVYVVGSLGRGGATPLKLALAGAATTAAFSSLISAILLPRIAVMDSFRFWQIGGVGGASTSRILAVLPFLVVGALVCLVVARGLNALALGDDLAAGLGERVALTRAAAATGAVLLCGAATAVAGPIGFVGLVVPHACRLVAGSDHRWLLPLSMVVGAALLTAADLVGRLIARPAEVDVGIITALVGAPVFIIIVRRMRGRAL, encoded by the coding sequence ATGACCGTCACCCTGGACTCACCGCCAAGGACCACCCCACCGGGGCGGGCCGGGGCGGCCGGTCCTCGCCTGGCCGGTCTGGCCCTCGCCCTGGGCGTCCTGGCCGCGTTGGCCGCGCTGTCGGTCACCCTGGGCGTGCGCGACGTCAGCTGGGCGGACCTGCGGGCAGCCCTGGGCGGCCTGGACGAGAACGTCTCCCAGGCCGCGGTGCACAAGCGCATCCCCCGCACCCTGCTCGCCATGCTCGTGGGGGCGGCGCTGGGCCTGGCCGGCGCGGTGATGCAGGGCGTCACCCGCAACCCGCTCGCCGACCCCGGCATCCTCGGGGTCACCTCGGGCGCCTCGCTGGCGGTCGTGTCGGGCATCGCCTTCTTCGGGCTCAGCACCCCCACCGGGTTTATCTCGGTGGCGATCGCCGGTGCCGCCGTCTCCGCCGTCTTCGTGTATGTGGTGGGCTCGCTCGGGCGCGGCGGCGCCACCCCCCTGAAGCTGGCGCTGGCGGGAGCGGCGACCACGGCGGCCTTCAGCTCGCTGATCAGCGCCATCCTGCTGCCCCGGATCGCAGTCATGGACTCCTTCCGGTTCTGGCAGATCGGCGGCGTGGGCGGGGCCAGCACGTCCCGAATCCTCGCCGTGCTGCCCTTCCTCGTGGTCGGCGCCCTGGTCTGCCTGGTCGTGGCCCGGGGGCTCAACGCGCTGGCCCTGGGTGACGACCTGGCCGCCGGCCTGGGCGAGCGGGTGGCGCTGACCCGGGCTGCGGCGGCCACCGGGGCCGTGCTGCTGTGCGGGGCGGCGACGGCGGTGGCGGGGCCGATCGGCTTCGTCGGCCTGGTCGTCCCGCACGCCTGCCGGCTGGTCGCCGGCAGCGACCACCGCTGGCTGCTGCCCCTGTCGATGGTCGTCGGGGCGGCCCTGCTCACCGCCGCTGACCTGGTCGGCCGCCTCATCGCCCGTCCCGCCGAAGTCGATGTCGGCATCATCACGGCCCTCGTCGGCGCTCCGGTCTTCATCATCATCGTCCGCAGGATGCGCGGGAGGGCGCTGTGA
- a CDS encoding FecCD family ABC transporter permease, which translates to MSGTLELVRAGRIRRARSRSVLTVILAALVLALVATSLMVGQTFYGPGEVARVILGQDVPGASFTVGELRLPRTTLALLAGLAFGLAGVTFQTMLHNPLASPDIIGISSGASAAAVVAIVVLQLSQTWVSVVAIVAALLTALVIYLLAYRDGVAGTRLILIGIGISAMLDSVVAYIIVRAATWDLQAAMRWLTGSVNGAVWSTVAPLCLAVAVLAPVLLTQARPLRLMQHGDDAAAALGVPVERTRVIAILAAVGLIAFATAAAGPIAFVAFLAGPIAARIVGPGTSLMVPAALVGAALVLGADLVGQHAVGNRYPVGVITGVLGAPYLVYLLIRTNRAGGSL; encoded by the coding sequence GTGAGCGGCACCCTCGAGCTCGTCCGCGCCGGGCGGATCCGCCGGGCCCGGTCCCGGTCCGTGCTCACCGTCATCCTGGCCGCGCTCGTCCTGGCCCTGGTCGCCACCAGCCTCATGGTGGGCCAGACGTTCTACGGCCCCGGCGAGGTCGCCCGCGTCATCCTGGGCCAGGACGTTCCTGGCGCCTCGTTCACCGTCGGCGAGCTGCGTCTGCCACGCACCACCCTCGCTCTCCTGGCCGGGCTGGCCTTCGGGCTGGCCGGCGTGACCTTCCAGACGATGCTGCACAACCCGCTGGCCTCCCCCGACATCATCGGGATCAGCTCCGGCGCCAGCGCCGCCGCCGTCGTGGCGATCGTCGTGCTGCAGCTGTCGCAGACCTGGGTCTCCGTGGTGGCGATCGTGGCCGCACTGCTCACGGCCCTGGTCATCTACCTGCTGGCCTACCGCGACGGCGTGGCCGGCACCCGGCTGATCCTTATCGGCATCGGCATCTCGGCCATGCTCGACTCGGTCGTCGCCTACATCATCGTCCGGGCCGCGACCTGGGACCTGCAGGCCGCCATGCGTTGGCTGACCGGCAGCGTCAACGGGGCCGTCTGGTCGACCGTGGCTCCCCTGTGCCTGGCCGTGGCGGTCCTCGCCCCGGTCCTGCTCACGCAGGCCCGCCCGCTGCGGCTCATGCAGCACGGCGACGACGCGGCCGCCGCGCTGGGCGTGCCGGTGGAGCGCACCCGGGTGATCGCGATCCTGGCCGCGGTGGGCCTCATCGCCTTCGCGACCGCCGCCGCCGGGCCGATCGCCTTCGTGGCCTTCCTCGCCGGGCCGATCGCCGCCCGCATCGTCGGGCCGGGCACCTCGCTCATGGTGCCGGCCGCGCTGGTCGGTGCCGCCCTCGTGCTCGGCGCCGACCTGGTCGGGCAGCACGCCGTGGGCAACCGCTACCCGGTCGGTGTCATCACCGGCGTGCTCGGCGCGCCGTACCTCGTCTACCTGCTCATCCGCACCAACCGCGCTGGAGGCTCGCTATGA
- a CDS encoding ABC transporter ATP-binding protein, with product MTTVHTLLAEDVTLGYGERTVVDGLDLSVQDGRITVIVGANACGKSTLLRALARLLPPSRGRVLLDGKELHRLPTKEVARTLGLLPQAPIAPEGIVVADLIARGRSPHQRLLSRWSPADDLAVAEAMDLTGTTHLAGRAVDELSGGQRQRVWIAMALAQRTDILLLDEPTTFLDICHQVEVLDLLTDLNRERGTTIVMVLHDLNLAARYADRLVAMAGGRILATGDPGEVLSPAVIEAVFGMPSEVVPDPVSGRPMVLPIGRHHCARPACPA from the coding sequence ATGACCACGGTCCACACCCTGCTCGCCGAGGACGTCACGCTCGGCTACGGCGAACGCACCGTCGTCGACGGGCTGGACCTGTCCGTCCAGGACGGCCGGATCACGGTCATCGTCGGCGCCAACGCCTGCGGCAAGTCGACGCTGCTGCGCGCGCTGGCCAGGCTGCTGCCCCCGTCCCGCGGGCGGGTGCTGCTGGACGGCAAGGAGCTGCACCGGCTGCCCACCAAGGAGGTCGCCCGCACTCTGGGCCTGCTGCCGCAGGCGCCGATCGCCCCGGAGGGCATCGTCGTGGCCGACCTCATCGCCCGCGGCCGCAGCCCGCACCAGCGGCTGCTCAGCCGGTGGTCGCCGGCGGACGACCTCGCGGTCGCCGAGGCGATGGACCTCACCGGCACCACGCACCTGGCCGGGCGGGCCGTGGACGAGCTCTCCGGCGGCCAGCGTCAGCGAGTGTGGATCGCGATGGCGCTGGCCCAGCGGACCGACATCCTGCTGCTGGACGAGCCGACCACCTTCCTCGACATCTGCCACCAGGTGGAGGTCCTGGACCTGCTCACCGACCTCAACCGGGAGCGCGGCACCACGATCGTGATGGTGCTGCACGACCTCAACCTGGCCGCCCGGTATGCCGACCGCCTGGTCGCCATGGCCGGTGGCCGGATCCTGGCCACCGGCGACCCGGGGGAAGTGCTCTCCCCCGCGGTGATCGAGGCCGTCTTCGGGATGCCCAGCGAGGTCGTTCCCGACCCGGTCTCCGGTCGCCCGATGGTGCTGCCGATCGGGCGGCACCACTGCGCCCGGCCGGCCTGCCCGGCCTGA
- a CDS encoding iron-siderophore ABC transporter substrate-binding protein: protein MFKTHRAALTATALAAALLLAACGEGTNSGTDTGPADDTGSGPSGGGARSADADAFPVTVQHAFGETTIEQAPERVATVAWANHEVPLALGIVPVGMGKATWGDDDGDGILPWVEDKLAELGAEPPVLFDETDGIDFEAVADTSPDVILAAYSGLTQEQYDTLSKIAPVVAYPDLAWGTTMTEMIELNSQALGLAQEGEQLIADLDATIADAVAQYPQLEGQVAVFTYLDPNDLSQIDFYTTSDPRAGYLETLGLQAPAVVAEASAASDSFYETVSAESSDSFADVDLFVTYGATDGSVVELVQSDPLLSKIPAVANGAIVVLQDNTPLAASANPSPLAIAWGLEDYLALLAQAVDQAR, encoded by the coding sequence GTGTTCAAAACCCATCGGGCTGCGCTCACCGCGACCGCGCTGGCAGCCGCCCTCCTGCTCGCGGCCTGCGGCGAAGGCACCAACAGCGGCACTGACACTGGCCCGGCGGACGACACCGGGAGTGGGCCGAGCGGCGGCGGAGCCCGCTCGGCCGACGCGGACGCCTTCCCAGTCACCGTCCAGCACGCCTTCGGCGAGACCACCATCGAGCAGGCGCCCGAGCGGGTCGCCACCGTCGCCTGGGCCAACCACGAGGTGCCGCTGGCCCTGGGAATCGTCCCGGTGGGCATGGGCAAGGCGACCTGGGGCGACGACGACGGTGACGGGATCCTGCCCTGGGTCGAGGACAAGCTGGCCGAGCTGGGCGCCGAGCCACCCGTGCTCTTCGACGAGACCGACGGGATCGACTTCGAGGCGGTCGCGGACACCAGCCCGGACGTCATCCTGGCCGCCTACTCGGGCCTGACCCAGGAGCAGTACGACACGCTGAGCAAGATCGCTCCGGTCGTCGCCTACCCGGACCTGGCCTGGGGCACGACGATGACCGAGATGATCGAGCTCAACAGCCAGGCACTGGGTCTGGCCCAGGAGGGTGAGCAGCTCATCGCCGACCTGGACGCCACCATCGCCGATGCCGTCGCGCAGTACCCGCAGCTGGAGGGCCAGGTCGCCGTCTTCACCTACCTCGACCCCAACGACCTCAGCCAGATCGACTTCTACACCACGTCCGACCCCCGGGCCGGCTACCTGGAGACTCTCGGCCTGCAGGCCCCGGCGGTCGTCGCCGAGGCCTCGGCGGCCAGCGACTCCTTCTACGAGACAGTCAGCGCCGAGAGCAGCGACTCCTTTGCCGACGTCGATCTGTTCGTCACCTACGGTGCCACGGACGGCTCGGTGGTCGAGCTGGTCCAGAGCGACCCGCTGCTCTCGAAGATCCCGGCGGTTGCGAACGGAGCGATCGTGGTGCTGCAGGACAACACCCCGCTAGCCGCTTCGGCCAACCCCTCCCCGCTGGCCATCGCCTGGGGCCTGGAGGACTACCTGGCCCTGCTGGCGCAGGCTGTCGACCAGGCTCGATGA
- a CDS encoding MMPL family transporter codes for MSRIIEAITGRRSWIVAVVGLLLGLLVILGVGPAERSPSPLDSLPAGFESAQGQELLERLPEEGNQTAIVLFTVEDQGIAELLPDLASVMEDVAPEGVEPPEATGEGEGQSGPPEGVTDATFPVIPAQDGTAAFSVIEIDAPTSSVARDTVAELRAGLTDAVPDGVTAQVTGPAAISADLASVFDGANFTLLAATASVVAILLILTYRSPILWILPLGVVGIGDQLATTAATHALKTFGVPWDDSTVGILSVLVFGAGTNYALLLISRYRDELRQRESRHEAMAVALRRAAEAITASASTVAVGVLTLLLSVFPSTRGLGLASAVGILVAMLMGLIILPSVLVNFGRWIFWPKVPRQGEQGLAESRSVWRRIGDTVARRPVAWILATFVLLGAMTAGLFQYQTGLAPEDQFIDTPEAITASQRLGESFPAGASDPVILVTKTEDEAGLEELSETVSDVAGVEQATVIAPESGIGQVQVVLDAEPGSDESKEAVLAIRDAVPDDVYVTGGDASALDEGEGNVQDRWLIMPLILVLIFVVLVGLLRSVLAPLVLVLTTVATSAAALGVSWWLFTGVLGFNAIDASMPLLAFLFLVALGVDYNIFLITRTLEEAVEHGTRDGVLRALGATGGVITSAGILLAAVFAVLGVLPLVVLAQIGVVICIGVLLDTLVVRTVLTPAIVRVLGEHFWWPRRVDSAGRHREDDDAEGRSLEPVSG; via the coding sequence GTGTCGCGCATCATCGAGGCCATCACTGGCCGCCGCTCCTGGATCGTGGCGGTCGTGGGCCTCCTGCTGGGGTTGCTCGTCATCCTCGGAGTCGGTCCGGCGGAGCGCTCGCCCAGCCCCCTGGACAGCCTGCCTGCCGGGTTCGAGAGCGCCCAGGGTCAAGAACTGCTGGAGAGGCTGCCCGAGGAGGGCAACCAGACAGCGATCGTGCTCTTCACCGTCGAGGACCAGGGGATCGCCGAGCTGCTGCCCGACCTCGCCTCGGTGATGGAGGATGTGGCCCCTGAGGGGGTGGAGCCCCCCGAGGCTACTGGCGAGGGTGAGGGTCAGTCCGGCCCGCCGGAGGGCGTCACCGACGCCACCTTCCCGGTCATCCCGGCGCAGGACGGCACCGCCGCCTTCAGCGTGATCGAGATCGACGCGCCGACCTCCTCGGTCGCCCGCGACACCGTCGCCGAGCTGCGCGCCGGCCTGACCGACGCCGTGCCGGACGGGGTCACGGCCCAGGTGACCGGGCCCGCCGCGATCTCCGCGGACCTGGCCTCGGTCTTCGACGGCGCCAACTTCACCCTGCTGGCCGCCACCGCCTCGGTCGTGGCCATCCTGCTGATCCTCACCTACCGCAGCCCGATCCTGTGGATCCTGCCGCTGGGGGTCGTCGGCATCGGCGACCAGCTCGCGACCACGGCGGCGACCCATGCGCTGAAGACCTTCGGGGTGCCGTGGGATGACTCGACCGTCGGCATCCTGTCGGTGCTGGTCTTCGGCGCCGGGACCAACTATGCCCTGCTGCTCATCAGTCGCTACCGCGATGAGCTGCGGCAACGGGAGTCTCGGCACGAGGCGATGGCCGTCGCGCTGCGCCGGGCCGCCGAGGCCATCACCGCCAGCGCGAGCACCGTCGCGGTGGGTGTGCTGACCCTGTTGCTGTCGGTCTTCCCCTCCACCCGCGGGTTGGGTTTGGCCTCCGCCGTCGGCATCCTGGTCGCGATGCTGATGGGGCTGATCATCCTGCCGTCCGTGCTGGTCAACTTCGGTCGCTGGATCTTCTGGCCGAAGGTGCCGCGGCAAGGAGAGCAGGGTCTGGCCGAGTCCCGCTCGGTCTGGCGGCGCATCGGTGACACCGTGGCCCGCCGCCCGGTGGCCTGGATCCTGGCCACTTTCGTGCTGCTGGGCGCGATGACCGCCGGCCTGTTCCAGTACCAGACCGGGCTCGCTCCCGAGGACCAGTTCATCGACACCCCGGAGGCGATCACGGCGAGCCAGCGGCTGGGGGAGTCCTTCCCCGCCGGTGCTTCCGACCCGGTGATCCTGGTGACGAAGACCGAGGACGAGGCCGGCCTCGAGGAGCTGTCCGAGACCGTCTCCGACGTCGCCGGCGTGGAGCAGGCCACCGTGATCGCCCCCGAGTCCGGGATCGGCCAGGTCCAGGTGGTCCTGGACGCGGAACCGGGCAGCGACGAGTCGAAGGAGGCCGTGCTGGCGATCCGCGACGCGGTGCCGGACGACGTCTACGTCACCGGCGGCGACGCCTCGGCGCTGGACGAGGGCGAGGGCAATGTGCAGGACCGCTGGCTGATCATGCCGCTCATCCTGGTCCTGATCTTCGTCGTCCTGGTCGGTCTGCTCCGGTCCGTCCTGGCCCCGCTGGTGCTGGTGCTGACCACCGTGGCGACCTCGGCTGCGGCCCTGGGTGTGTCCTGGTGGCTGTTCACCGGCGTGCTGGGCTTCAACGCCATCGACGCCAGCATGCCGCTGCTCGCCTTCCTCTTCCTGGTGGCCCTGGGCGTGGACTACAACATCTTCCTCATCACCCGAACCCTGGAGGAGGCCGTCGAGCACGGCACGAGGGACGGCGTGCTGCGCGCCCTGGGCGCGACCGGTGGCGTCATCACCAGCGCCGGCATCCTGCTCGCGGCGGTCTTCGCGGTGCTGGGCGTGCTGCCCCTGGTCGTGCTGGCCCAGATCGGTGTGGTGATCTGCATCGGCGTGCTGCTCGACACCCTCGTCGTGCGCACCGTGCTGACCCCCGCCATCGTGCGGGTCCTGGGCGAGCACTTCTGGTGGCCCCGGCGGGTCGACTCCGCCGGTCGCCACCGCGAGGACGACGACGCCGAGGGCCGGTCGTTGGAGCCGGTCTCGGGCTGA
- a CDS encoding MarR family winged helix-turn-helix transcriptional regulator → MDRREEGTPAPAPAPGHASRWVQDWQRSQTLDALRRLLNTSGRVTPALARRTGLSHTELSVLEHVMEEPLGPSELAQRIGVTSAAASGIVDRLVARGHAERQPHPTDRRRTAVVCTSSGREELIQHLMPMFVELARLDADFTDGELAVIHRFLTAADRAVGRLL, encoded by the coding sequence ATGGACAGGCGAGAAGAGGGCACACCGGCGCCGGCGCCGGCGCCGGGTCACGCCTCCCGCTGGGTGCAGGACTGGCAGCGCAGTCAGACCCTCGACGCCCTGCGCCGGCTGCTCAACACCAGCGGACGGGTGACCCCTGCACTGGCGCGCCGGACCGGCCTGTCCCACACCGAGCTCAGCGTGCTCGAGCACGTCATGGAGGAGCCCCTGGGCCCCAGCGAGCTGGCTCAGCGCATCGGCGTGACCAGCGCCGCAGCCAGCGGGATCGTCGATCGCCTCGTCGCCCGGGGTCACGCCGAGCGGCAGCCGCACCCGACCGACCGGCGGCGCACCGCGGTCGTCTGCACCAGCAGCGGGCGCGAGGAGCTGATCCAGCACCTGATGCCGATGTTTGTCGAGCTGGCCCGGCTGGACGCGGACTTCACCGACGGCGAGCTGGCCGTGATCCACCGCTTCCTCACCGCCGCCGACCGCGCCGTCGGGCGTCTGCTCTAG